GTTCGAAGCCTTTCTCGAATGGTTATTGGCGACCTTGGATGAACAGAAGGTCGATGTCCTGATCGTGGCTGGGGACGTGTTCGACACCACCACCCCCAGCACCCGGGCGCAACAACTCTACTACCGATTCCTCTGCCGCGCGTCCCGTAGGGAAAAAAGCGAAAAAGCCGGGTGTCGCCATGTGGTGGTGGTGGGCGGCAATCACGATTCTCCCTCCTTCCTGGAAGCCCCCAAGGAGCTTCTGAGCTTCCTAGACGTGCATGTGGTGGGCGCGGCCACGGAGAGAATCGAGGATGAACTCCTAACGCTTCGTGACGCGAAGGGAATCCCGGAGCTGTTGGTCTGCGCCGTGCCCTATTTACGGGAAAAGGACATTCGCTGTTTCGAGTGGGGGGAGGACACGGAGGATAAAAATCGCAAGTTAGCTTTGGGCATCGAGGAGCATTATCGGGAAATCGGACGTCTGGCCGAGGAGCGGCGCGCCGAGTGGGCCAACGGAGAAGCGAGTGTTTCCGCCCGCAACATCCCCATCGTGGGCACGGGGCACCTCTTCGCCATGGGAGGACAGACGACGGAGGGAGACGGGGTCCGCGACCTCTACGTGGGAACCCTGGCCCAAGTAAACGCGGAGTCCTTACTCTCCTGTTTCGACTATCTCGCGCTGGGACACCTCCATTCCCCCCAAAAGGTAGGGAGATCGGAGACGGCACGCTACAGCGGCTCCCCCCTACCCATGAACACCGCTGAAGCGGAGCGAGGTAAAAGCGTCGTCTTGGTAGAGTTCGATTCTGGAAAATTTCCCGAAAAACCCGCCGTAAATGTGAGAAAATTATCCGTGCCGGTATTTCAGGAGCTCATTCGCGTCGCGGGGGACATAAACGCTGTAGAATCACGGCTAGGAGAACTGCGCTGCGGTGGCGGAGCCTGGGTGGAGGTCGTTTACGAGGGAGAAACGTTCGTGCCCAATTTGCGCGAACGTGTTTTCGCTCAAGTCGCTGGTTCCAACTTGGAAATTCTTCGGGTGAAAGACGCCCGGATTCTCAGAAACACCCCCGGAACTTGGAATGAAGGCGAGACCTTGAGCGAACTGGACGAGTCGGATGTGTTTTTGCGTTGTATGGACGCTCGCTCGATCCCCGCCGAAAATCGCCTCGAACTGTGGAACGCTTACCGGGAGGTTCTAGCCTCGCTCCGCGACTCCGGAGCCGAATAACAGTTATTGAGCAATCGCAAGAGATACAATATAGAGCTTCGAGCTGCTGACCGATTTTTTCCCTCATCTTTTTTCTCTCATCGAAGATGTGCTCGAATTGTGGGGCTAGAAAGTAGGGCTAGAAAGTAGGATTTGAAGCTCG
This DNA window, taken from Synergistaceae bacterium, encodes the following:
- a CDS encoding exonuclease SbcCD subunit D C-terminal domain-containing protein, translating into MRLLHTSDWHLGRTLYGKKRTAEFEAFLEWLLATLDEQKVDVLIVAGDVFDTTTPSTRAQQLYYRFLCRASRREKSEKAGCRHVVVVGGNHDSPSFLEAPKELLSFLDVHVVGAATERIEDELLTLRDAKGIPELLVCAVPYLREKDIRCFEWGEDTEDKNRKLALGIEEHYREIGRLAEERRAEWANGEASVSARNIPIVGTGHLFAMGGQTTEGDGVRDLYVGTLAQVNAESLLSCFDYLALGHLHSPQKVGRSETARYSGSPLPMNTAEAERGKSVVLVEFDSGKFPEKPAVNVRKLSVPVFQELIRVAGDINAVESRLGELRCGGGAWVEVVYEGETFVPNLRERVFAQVAGSNLEILRVKDARILRNTPGTWNEGETLSELDESDVFLRCMDARSIPAENRLELWNAYREVLASLRDSGAE